In a single window of the Microbacterium sp. SL75 genome:
- a CDS encoding GIY-YIG nuclease family protein: MSTPDCLVPECHEPSDPLAPVTLCVWHLAVSADWAASTEGVTDVLPSPCRLCGSRLGVRWPSGWLCAVCEWRHGETVDDELPPPRVDVVYYLRFEDRIKIGTTASPRQRLSAIWHDELLALEPGDRSLERRRHALFAEERFGRTEWFRRSPALDAHVTGLAAGVDDPWALYARWTSAAIARSG; the protein is encoded by the coding sequence ATGTCCACCCCTGACTGCCTCGTGCCGGAGTGTCACGAGCCGTCCGATCCTCTTGCGCCGGTGACCCTGTGCGTGTGGCACCTGGCCGTCAGCGCGGACTGGGCGGCTTCGACCGAGGGGGTGACCGATGTTCTGCCGTCGCCCTGTCGGCTCTGCGGCTCGCGCCTGGGCGTGCGATGGCCGAGCGGGTGGCTGTGCGCGGTGTGCGAGTGGCGGCACGGGGAAACCGTCGACGACGAACTCCCACCCCCACGAGTGGACGTGGTCTACTACCTGAGGTTCGAGGACCGCATCAAGATCGGCACCACCGCGAGCCCCCGTCAACGGCTCTCGGCGATCTGGCACGACGAGCTTCTCGCTCTCGAGCCGGGGGACCGTTCGCTGGAGCGCCGCCGCCATGCCCTCTTCGCTGAGGAGCGCTTCGGCAGGACCGAGTGGTTCCGCCGGAGCCCGGCACTCGATGCGCACGTGACCGGGCTGGCCGCGGGCGTCGACGACCCATGGGCCCTCTACGCCCGCTGGACGAGCGCGGCGATCGCACGGAGCGGATGA
- the treS gene encoding maltose alpha-D-glucosyltransferase, with translation MDDEMVDAGQGEGGPGDAEDAIENGTEISYDEQRYPARPRRLRPRDQFRGGTLRRFLTDPRNANGGNPSYVEWLVRQSMLKDADVLSRQLSGQPSMWRNPYARPDARRAIESTDVWFTAYPISLITRPGESFLEALGDEALWEAFEWVGINGIHTGPVKRAGGITGWQETPSVDGHFDRISTQIDPEFGDENAFRRVADVAESHGGSVIDDIVPGHTGKGADFRLAEMAYKDYPGIYHMVEIPREDWDLLPEVPAGRDSVNLDADTERELSARGYIIGELQRVIFYTPGVKETNWSTTAPVVGTDGLERRWVYLHYFKEGQPSINWLDPTFAGMRLVIGDALHSLGDLGTSALRLDANGFLGVEKSAEGLPAWSEGHPLSHAANHIIAGMVRKVGGFTFQELNLTMEDIRDTSAVGADLSYDFVTRPGYHHALATANTEFLRLALTTALETGVEPVQLVHGMQNHDELTYELVHWATTHRDTVYPFRHEEHTGGEIAEMVRAELTEKLTVEADYNLVFTQNGIACTSASLIAATQGKATLDDISDEDIPAIRDAHLLLAKYNSWQPGVFALSGWDLTGSLTLPADDVRHLISTGDTRWIERGAHDLLDVAPEASSSMSGVPRARSLYGSLGRQQEDPESFLSGLKEILRIRGDHGIAIASQVDIPQVGHPSMLVMVHRLDGGDRRDQAAPLQITVLNFSGETIEGTVRSEWLVPQSTAIDAATGEAVGRVDELQSFSLELGPYAGLFLVLEPPVIED, from the coding sequence ATGGATGACGAGATGGTCGACGCGGGTCAGGGCGAGGGAGGTCCGGGCGACGCGGAAGACGCGATCGAGAACGGGACGGAGATCAGCTACGACGAGCAGCGCTATCCGGCGCGACCGCGTCGACTCCGCCCGCGTGATCAGTTCCGCGGCGGGACGCTACGCCGTTTCCTGACCGATCCTCGCAATGCGAACGGCGGTAACCCCTCATACGTCGAGTGGCTCGTGCGTCAGTCGATGCTGAAAGACGCCGACGTCCTGAGCCGGCAACTCTCTGGCCAGCCGTCCATGTGGCGGAACCCCTATGCGCGCCCCGACGCCCGTCGCGCGATCGAATCCACCGACGTCTGGTTCACGGCCTATCCGATCTCGCTGATCACACGGCCGGGGGAGTCATTCCTGGAGGCACTCGGAGACGAGGCACTGTGGGAGGCCTTCGAGTGGGTGGGGATCAACGGCATCCACACCGGGCCCGTGAAGCGCGCCGGCGGCATCACGGGATGGCAGGAGACCCCGAGCGTCGACGGTCACTTCGACCGGATCAGCACGCAGATCGACCCCGAGTTCGGCGACGAGAACGCCTTCCGTCGCGTCGCGGATGTCGCGGAGTCCCACGGCGGCAGCGTGATCGATGACATCGTCCCCGGTCACACCGGCAAGGGGGCGGACTTCCGCCTCGCCGAGATGGCCTACAAGGACTATCCCGGGATCTACCACATGGTCGAGATCCCGCGCGAGGATTGGGATCTCCTGCCGGAGGTACCCGCGGGTCGCGACTCCGTGAACCTCGACGCCGACACCGAACGAGAGCTGAGCGCACGCGGCTACATCATCGGTGAGCTGCAGCGCGTCATCTTCTACACCCCCGGCGTCAAAGAGACGAACTGGAGCACCACGGCACCGGTCGTCGGTACCGACGGTCTCGAACGGCGCTGGGTGTACCTGCACTACTTCAAAGAGGGGCAGCCGTCCATCAACTGGCTGGACCCGACGTTCGCGGGGATGCGGCTCGTGATCGGAGACGCGCTGCACTCGCTCGGCGACCTCGGCACGAGTGCGCTTCGCCTCGATGCCAACGGTTTCCTCGGGGTCGAGAAGAGCGCGGAGGGTCTGCCGGCGTGGTCGGAGGGCCATCCGCTCTCCCATGCAGCGAACCACATCATCGCCGGTATGGTGCGCAAGGTGGGCGGTTTCACCTTCCAGGAGCTGAACCTGACGATGGAGGACATCCGCGACACCAGTGCGGTCGGCGCCGACCTCTCGTATGACTTCGTGACGCGGCCCGGGTATCACCACGCTCTCGCCACGGCGAACACCGAATTCCTGCGTCTTGCGCTGACCACGGCCCTCGAGACCGGCGTCGAGCCCGTGCAGCTCGTGCACGGCATGCAGAATCACGACGAGTTGACCTACGAGCTCGTGCACTGGGCGACGACGCACCGCGACACCGTCTACCCCTTCCGCCACGAGGAGCACACCGGCGGCGAGATCGCCGAGATGGTGCGCGCCGAGCTGACCGAGAAGCTCACGGTCGAGGCCGACTACAATCTCGTCTTCACGCAGAACGGGATCGCGTGCACCTCGGCATCCCTCATCGCCGCCACGCAGGGAAAGGCGACCCTCGACGACATCTCCGACGAGGACATCCCGGCGATCCGCGACGCGCACCTGCTGCTGGCGAAGTACAACTCGTGGCAGCCGGGCGTCTTCGCGTTGTCCGGGTGGGATCTCACCGGTTCGCTCACGCTTCCCGCCGACGATGTGCGGCACCTGATCTCGACGGGCGACACCCGTTGGATCGAGCGCGGAGCGCACGACCTGCTCGATGTGGCGCCCGAGGCGTCGTCGTCGATGTCGGGCGTGCCGCGCGCGCGTTCGCTGTACGGCTCGCTCGGACGGCAGCAGGAGGACCCGGAGTCCTTCCTGTCAGGGCTGAAGGAGATCCTGCGGATCCGCGGCGACCACGGCATCGCCATCGCCTCGCAGGTCGACATTCCACAGGTCGGTCACCCCAGCATGCTCGTGATGGTGCACCGTCTCGACGGGGGCGATCGGCGAGACCAGGCGGCCCCCCTGCAGATCACGGTGCTGAACTTCTCGGGCGAGACGATCGAGGGCACCGTACGCTCCGAGTGGCTCGTTCCCCAGAGCACGGCGATCGACGCGGCGACGGGTGAAGCCGTCGGCCGCGTGGACGAGCTGCAGAGCTTCTCGCTCGAGCTCGGTCCCTACGCCGGCCTTTTCCTCGTGCTGGAGCCTCCGGTCATCGAGGACTGA
- a CDS encoding sensor histidine kinase: MAPPTSSERYGLRRSIMASQTLLAAATLLGVVVSIAVGQVVHASLFFAGTALVFAGAIAAVLVPWQGMPRWVVGLLPIVDVVAIAAMRESAPMSGLGLLWTFPAIWIGTVFGLRGIIAVSLTVSVVMVHQLVTDDLQRFSSSTLVLPFTVTALASMAALTARRGRAQRVLLEKQSAELRRALDRARRQEDLVTEVLDAVDFGVTRITPSGEFSVTNTAHGLLLNSTDAFGREIAVFAADGSTAIAPDAAPLARARSGEAFEAEVVWYGSPGEDRRALSVTSRRLPESDSGEVGGVVVSRDVTVEEQARRAREDLVASVSHELRTPLTSIIGYLELALDDETLDLGTRDRLEVAERNASRLLELVADILAVSSTSREGFGVELDLRPTDVSAIVRSAIESIAPRAHDRGIRIETGTLPPAQALVDGRRVRQVIDNLMSNAVKYNPRGGSVLVSVDDDPHSVTVTISDDGPGISASEQGRLFERFFRGDAVRKSSTHGSGLGLAISRDLVRAHGGEITVNTAAGEGATFIVRLPRQPRETP; the protein is encoded by the coding sequence ATGGCGCCCCCGACCTCGAGCGAGCGCTACGGTCTGCGCCGCAGCATCATGGCGAGTCAGACGTTGCTCGCTGCGGCGACCCTCCTGGGTGTGGTCGTGTCGATCGCGGTCGGGCAGGTCGTCCACGCGTCGCTGTTCTTCGCGGGCACCGCCCTCGTCTTCGCGGGGGCGATCGCGGCCGTCCTGGTTCCGTGGCAGGGGATGCCGAGGTGGGTGGTCGGGCTGCTCCCCATCGTCGACGTCGTGGCGATCGCTGCGATGCGCGAGAGCGCTCCGATGTCGGGTCTCGGCCTGCTGTGGACCTTCCCCGCGATCTGGATCGGGACGGTGTTCGGCCTTCGCGGGATCATCGCCGTCTCGCTGACGGTTTCGGTCGTCATGGTCCATCAGCTCGTGACGGATGACCTGCAGCGGTTCTCGTCGTCGACGTTGGTCCTGCCGTTCACGGTCACGGCGCTCGCATCGATGGCCGCCCTCACCGCGCGCCGCGGTCGCGCTCAACGCGTCCTGCTCGAGAAGCAATCGGCTGAGCTACGTCGCGCTCTCGATCGCGCCCGGCGCCAGGAAGACCTGGTGACCGAAGTCCTGGATGCCGTCGACTTCGGCGTGACGCGCATCACTCCCTCGGGGGAGTTCTCGGTCACCAACACCGCCCACGGGCTCCTGCTGAACAGCACCGACGCCTTCGGACGCGAGATCGCCGTGTTCGCCGCCGACGGCTCCACGGCGATCGCCCCCGATGCCGCGCCGCTGGCGCGCGCGCGATCGGGCGAGGCCTTCGAGGCGGAGGTGGTCTGGTACGGCTCACCCGGTGAGGACCGCCGTGCCCTCAGCGTCACCTCGCGACGTCTGCCCGAGAGCGATAGCGGGGAGGTCGGTGGGGTGGTGGTGTCTCGTGACGTCACCGTGGAGGAGCAGGCGCGCCGCGCCCGCGAGGACCTCGTGGCGAGTGTCTCGCACGAGTTGCGCACGCCGCTGACCTCGATCATCGGTTACCTCGAGCTCGCTCTCGACGACGAGACCCTCGACCTCGGCACGCGTGACCGATTGGAGGTCGCTGAGCGCAACGCCTCGCGGTTGCTCGAGCTCGTCGCAGACATCCTCGCGGTGTCGTCCACCTCACGCGAGGGCTTCGGCGTCGAACTCGACCTCCGCCCCACCGACGTCTCCGCCATCGTCCGCTCGGCGATCGAGTCGATCGCTCCGCGGGCACATGACCGAGGCATCCGGATCGAGACGGGCACGCTCCCGCCCGCGCAGGCTCTGGTGGACGGACGTCGCGTTCGCCAGGTCATCGACAATCTGATGTCGAATGCCGTCAAGTACAACCCGCGCGGGGGTTCGGTCCTCGTGTCGGTCGACGACGATCCGCACTCGGTGACGGTGACGATCTCCGACGACGGGCCGGGGATCAGCGCGAGCGAGCAGGGGCGCTTGTTCGAGCGCTTCTTCCGGGGCGATGCCGTACGCAAATCCTCGACCCATGGCAGCGGCCTGGGGCTGGCCATCAGCCGTGACCTCGTCCGCGCCCATGGGGGC